In Brachypodium distachyon strain Bd21 chromosome 2, Brachypodium_distachyon_v3.0, whole genome shotgun sequence, one genomic interval encodes:
- the LOC112270792 gene encoding mitogen-activated protein kinase kinase 9-like, producing MAAAAPSPQSNAVVFQLPTPRAAPAPHAMIRPCAAPHEMFRPFPAAPASAELKLSDLDKVGDLGEGACGTVTKVRLRGGSSSAVFALKTAYYPDPNAEEEAEVLRRTSGSPHLVRCHAIFRGAAGEPAMLLELMDAGSLGRVLLARRRAGLPEPALAEVASRCLAGLAHLHSRGVAHLDFKPDNLLANSRGDVKIGDFSESRIFSRTPGERLEVSIAVGSTAYMSPERFAPDARAGPRGACAADVWGLGVTVLELFSGRRPILPDVQRPSWGMLMEAICHGEPPVVPESASSSLRGFVTACLQKDPRRRGTVAQLLAHPFVARRDAGASRRALREIILETM from the coding sequence atggcggcagcggcgcctaGCCCGCAGAGCAATGCGGTCGTCTTCCAGCTCCCGACACCTCGCGCCGCCCCTGCGCCTCACGCGATGATACGCCCATGTGCCGCGCCCCACGAGATGTTCCGCCCGTTCCCCGCGGCGCCTGCGTCTGCGGAGCTGAAGCTCTCGGACTTGGACAAGGTCGGCGACCTCGGCGAGGGCGCCTGCGGAACGGTCACCAAGGTGCGCCTCCGCGGGGGATCCTCCAGCGCGGTGTTCGCGCTCAAGACGGCCTACTACCCGGACCCCaacgcggaggaggaggcggaggtgctCCGCCGGACCAGCGGGTCGCCGCACCTCGTCCGATGCCACGCCAtcttccgcggcgccgccggcgagcccgcGATGCTGCTCGAGCTCATGGACGCCGGCTCGCTcggccgcgtcctcctcgcccgccgccgcgcagggCTCCCGGAGCCCGCCCTGGCCGAGGTCGCCTCCCGGTGCCTCGCGGGCCTAGCCCACCTCCACTCGCGCGGCGTCGCGCACCTCGACTTCAAGCCGGACAACCTCCTGGCCAACTCCCGCGGGGACGTCAAGATCGGCGACTTCAGCGAGTCCAGGATCTTCTCGCGGACCCCCGGCGAGCGCCTGGAGGTCTCCATCGCCGTCGGCTCGACCGCGTACATGAGCCCCGAGCGGTTCGCGCCCGACGCCCGCGCCGGGCCGCGcggcgcctgcgccgccgacGTATGGGGATTGGGCGTCACCGTCCTGGAGCTGTTCTCGGGGCGGCGCCCCATCCTGCCAGACGTGCAGAGGCCGTCCTGGGGGATGCTGATGGAGGCCATCTGCCACGGAGAGCCGCCGGTGGTGCCGGAGAGCGCGTCCTCGTCGCTGCGCGGGTTCGTGACCGCCTGCCTGCAGAAGGACCCaaggcggcgcggcacggtgGCGCAGCTGCTCGCGCACCCATTCGTGGCTCGCCGCGACGCAGGGGCATCGCGCCGGGCTCTGCGGGAGATCATCTTGGAGACTATGTAG